The proteins below come from a single Beutenbergia cavernae DSM 12333 genomic window:
- a CDS encoding NAD-dependent epimerase/dehydratase family protein has translation MRILVFGGSGAIGRQLLPRLVAAGHSVTGATRSERTAQAWRETGLGAVVADARRADDVEAAVAEAAPDAIVHQLTDLGARDYTANARLRTLATRAIVDAAAAHGVERVVAQSVAWTYLPGPGRAGEDEPVSTDSSGVGALETAVAEVPLGVVLRYGLVYGPGTWFDVDGAAVEDARGGRLADRRSAITSFVHVADAARAAAAALDWPAGVVNVVDDDPAPLGEWMGGVRLRRRPPAATGARRRPAGPRGEQRPPPRARVPPRPPHLAGRVRRARGQGSEPRRLRPGHATGSVTDPEHRWRTARPVPRPRG, from the coding sequence GTGCGGATCCTGGTGTTCGGCGGCAGCGGCGCGATCGGCCGGCAGCTGCTCCCCCGGCTCGTCGCCGCCGGGCACAGCGTGACGGGCGCGACGCGGTCCGAGCGGACGGCGCAGGCGTGGCGCGAGACCGGACTCGGCGCCGTCGTCGCCGACGCTCGTCGGGCGGACGACGTCGAAGCGGCCGTCGCGGAAGCCGCGCCGGACGCGATCGTGCACCAGCTCACGGACCTGGGCGCGCGGGACTACACCGCGAACGCGCGCCTGCGGACCCTCGCCACCCGCGCGATCGTCGACGCCGCGGCGGCCCACGGAGTCGAGCGGGTCGTGGCGCAGAGCGTCGCCTGGACGTACCTGCCCGGGCCCGGGCGGGCCGGCGAGGACGAACCGGTGTCGACGGACTCCTCAGGTGTCGGCGCCCTCGAGACCGCGGTGGCCGAGGTCCCGCTCGGCGTCGTGCTGCGGTACGGGCTGGTGTACGGGCCGGGCACCTGGTTCGACGTCGACGGCGCGGCCGTCGAGGACGCCCGCGGCGGCCGGCTCGCCGACCGTCGCTCCGCGATCACGAGCTTCGTCCACGTCGCCGACGCCGCACGCGCCGCCGCAGCCGCTCTCGACTGGCCGGCCGGCGTCGTCAACGTCGTCGACGACGATCCCGCGCCGCTCGGCGAGTGGATGGGCGGCGTTCGCCTCCGCCGTCGGCCTCCCGCCGCCACCGGCGCCCGACGACGTCCCGCCGGGCCGCGCGGTGAGCAACGCCCGCCTCCGCGAGCTCGGGTTCCGCCTCGACCACCCCACCTGGCGGGACGGGTTCGCCGCGCTCGGGGCCAGGGCAGCGAGCCACGTCGGCTGAGGCCCGGCCACGCCACTGGCTCCGTCACGGACCCGGAGCACCGGTGGCGGACCGCCCGCCCTGTGCCGCGACCGCGCGGATGA
- a CDS encoding PPOX class F420-dependent oxidoreductase encodes MASTIPAGFADLLERPLFAHLATVHPDGSPQSSVMWFVWEGDVIRFTHTSRRQKYRNVAHEPRVALSIVDPDDTGRYLEIRGQVISVEPDDAEASFYRSLQERYGDVYPITDADVRVVITVLPEYARGRGEGDTSSVVS; translated from the coding sequence ATGGCTTCCACCATCCCGGCCGGCTTCGCCGACCTGCTCGAGCGTCCCCTGTTCGCCCACCTCGCGACCGTCCACCCGGACGGGTCGCCGCAGAGCAGCGTCATGTGGTTCGTCTGGGAGGGCGACGTCATCCGCTTCACGCACACGTCCCGGCGGCAGAAGTACCGGAACGTCGCGCACGAGCCGCGCGTCGCGCTCTCGATCGTCGACCCGGACGACACCGGCCGCTACCTGGAGATCCGCGGTCAGGTGATCTCCGTGGAGCCCGACGACGCGGAGGCGTCCTTCTACCGTTCCCTCCAGGAGCGCTACGGCGACGTCTACCCGATCACCGACGCCGACGTCCGCGTGGTGATCACCGTGCTGCCCGAGTACGCCCGCGGACGCGGCGAGGGCGACACCTCCTCCGTCGTGTCCTGA
- a CDS encoding bifunctional 3'-5' exonuclease/DNA polymerase, producing MNVVVAEGDDEVVHLEVVGEGDDDGPAAGTAARTVSRDDWPGEVARTEAAAHLDGGHVRWVWDDTSRWYPELLRAGVRVERCHDLRLAHTILRRSTSSASSDLARADPGPWDVAPEVGEGAEEASPSSTPSLFEQWEAPPPRPERPDPLAELALQEAALRSAGDDAGRLRLLIAAESSGALVASELQHDGLPFRVDVHDATLTRMLGPRPARVGQRPALLEALAAQVRDALDVPTLNPDSQPDLLRALRRSGLDVTSTSKWELQRSEHPAVAPLLEYKKLYRLLSANGWAWMDQWVTDGRFRAEWVPGGVVTGRWATRGGGALQLPKGIRSAVRADDGWLLVIADAAQLEPRILAAMSGDDAMVAAGARGDLYAGLVEAGVVDTRAHAKVAMLAALYGATTGQAAMLVPRLARAYPRAVGLVDAAARVGENGGVVSTWLGRSSVPPGEAWHAAQSAASAPDATPDDERRARSRARDWGRFTRNFVVQGTAAEWALCWMAALRRRLASLEGDAGVPRLAFFLHDELIVHTPGAVADDVAAAVRDAGREASRLLFGPGAPEVPLDVVVAEDYGEGGDADALPVIDDE from the coding sequence GTGAACGTCGTGGTGGCCGAGGGGGACGACGAGGTCGTGCACCTCGAGGTCGTCGGCGAAGGGGACGACGATGGCCCCGCCGCGGGGACGGCGGCCCGCACGGTGTCGCGCGACGACTGGCCGGGCGAGGTCGCGCGGACGGAGGCTGCGGCGCACCTCGACGGCGGCCACGTGCGCTGGGTGTGGGACGACACGTCCCGCTGGTACCCAGAACTGCTCCGGGCCGGGGTGCGGGTCGAGCGGTGCCACGACCTGCGGCTCGCCCACACGATCCTGCGGCGCTCCACCTCCTCGGCGTCCTCCGATCTCGCGCGGGCCGACCCGGGCCCGTGGGACGTCGCCCCGGAGGTGGGCGAGGGCGCCGAGGAGGCGTCGCCGTCGTCCACGCCGAGTCTCTTCGAGCAGTGGGAGGCGCCGCCGCCACGGCCGGAACGCCCGGATCCTCTGGCGGAGCTGGCGCTGCAGGAGGCGGCGCTGCGGTCCGCAGGAGACGACGCCGGCCGGCTCCGTCTTCTCATCGCCGCCGAGTCGAGCGGCGCACTCGTGGCCTCGGAGCTGCAGCACGACGGGCTCCCGTTCCGGGTCGACGTGCACGACGCGACCCTCACCCGCATGCTCGGCCCACGCCCCGCACGGGTGGGGCAGCGGCCGGCGCTGCTCGAGGCCCTCGCCGCCCAGGTCCGCGACGCGCTCGACGTCCCCACGCTCAACCCGGACTCCCAGCCGGACCTGCTGCGCGCGCTCCGCCGGAGCGGGCTCGACGTGACCTCGACCAGCAAGTGGGAGCTGCAACGCTCCGAGCATCCCGCGGTCGCGCCCCTCCTGGAGTACAAGAAGCTGTACCGCCTGCTCTCCGCGAACGGATGGGCGTGGATGGACCAGTGGGTGACGGACGGGAGGTTCCGCGCCGAGTGGGTGCCCGGCGGCGTCGTCACCGGGCGCTGGGCCACCCGCGGTGGCGGCGCGTTGCAGCTGCCGAAGGGGATCAGGTCGGCGGTGCGTGCCGACGACGGCTGGCTGCTCGTCATCGCGGACGCGGCGCAGCTCGAGCCGCGGATCCTCGCCGCGATGTCCGGCGACGACGCGATGGTCGCCGCCGGCGCTCGGGGCGACCTGTACGCCGGGCTGGTGGAGGCCGGCGTCGTCGACACGCGTGCGCACGCCAAGGTCGCCATGCTGGCCGCGCTGTACGGCGCGACCACCGGCCAGGCGGCGATGCTCGTGCCGCGGCTCGCCCGGGCGTACCCGCGCGCGGTCGGGCTGGTCGACGCGGCGGCCCGGGTGGGGGAGAACGGCGGCGTCGTCAGCACGTGGCTCGGGCGCTCGTCCGTGCCGCCCGGGGAGGCGTGGCACGCGGCGCAGTCGGCGGCCTCGGCCCCGGACGCCACGCCCGACGACGAGCGCCGCGCCCGGTCGCGCGCCCGCGACTGGGGCCGGTTCACCCGCAACTTCGTGGTGCAGGGGACCGCCGCGGAGTGGGCGCTGTGCTGGATGGCGGCGCTGCGCCGCCGGCTGGCGTCGCTCGAGGGCGACGCCGGCGTCCCGCGCCTCGCGTTCTTCCTGCACGACGAGCTCATCGTCCACACGCCGGGGGCCGTGGCCGACGACGTCGCCGCGGCGGTGCGCGACGCCGGCCGCGAGGCGTCGCGGCTGCTGTTCGGGCCAGGCGCGCCGGAGGTGCCCCTCGACGTGGTCGTCGCCGAGGACTACGGGGAGGGCGGGGACGCCGACGCCCTTCCCGTCATCGACGACGAGTAG